In Oceanobacillus sp. FSL K6-2867, one DNA window encodes the following:
- a CDS encoding sodium-dependent transporter codes for METRSQWGTRAGFILAAVGSAIGLGNIWRFPAVAYENGGGAFLIPYLFALLTAGIPILILEFTIGHKYRGSAPLTFRRMHKKTEWVGWWGVAVAFIISTYYSVIVAWAISYSVFSFNLGWGEDTQGFLYGDYLNLAEVPGQIGNLVPGVLIPLIIVWALVLGILFKGVKKGIEIANRIFIPALVIIFLIIVIRAITLPGAMQGLDAFFAPDFKQIFSPDVWIAAYGQIFFSLSIAFAIMITYASYLPKKSDITNNAFIVGFANSGFELLAGIGVFGILGFMALQSGLPINEVVSGGVGLAFVAFPAIINEFTAFNELFGVLFFVSLMLAGLTSLISITETYVSGLADKFQISRKKAVLIGGGIAAVISLLFATQGGLFFLDVADYFVNQFGVAMLGLVEVVLIAWILRKVMMFKNHADSISDIHLGSWWTISLGVITPIVMGYMMYGLFKQNLLKEFGTETGNYEGYSNAFILFGGWSVAIGALVIGIVMSLIKWRHSAPAEGVEEKGEDNE; via the coding sequence ATGGAAACACGTTCACAATGGGGAACAAGGGCAGGATTTATTTTGGCTGCAGTCGGATCAGCTATCGGCTTGGGGAACATTTGGCGTTTTCCGGCAGTTGCCTATGAAAATGGCGGTGGTGCATTTTTAATTCCTTATCTGTTTGCCTTGCTTACCGCTGGGATTCCGATTTTGATACTGGAGTTTACAATAGGACACAAGTATCGCGGATCTGCGCCATTAACGTTTAGACGCATGCATAAGAAAACAGAGTGGGTTGGCTGGTGGGGAGTTGCAGTAGCATTCATCATATCAACCTATTATTCGGTAATTGTTGCCTGGGCCATATCGTATTCTGTTTTTTCCTTCAATTTAGGATGGGGAGAGGATACGCAAGGGTTTCTATATGGTGATTATTTAAATTTAGCAGAAGTACCTGGTCAAATAGGGAATTTAGTTCCTGGGGTACTTATTCCTTTGATAATTGTCTGGGCGTTGGTATTAGGAATCTTATTTAAAGGTGTTAAAAAAGGAATTGAAATAGCAAACCGCATTTTTATTCCCGCATTAGTCATTATATTCCTCATAATTGTAATTCGAGCAATAACTCTTCCAGGCGCTATGCAGGGATTGGATGCATTTTTTGCTCCGGATTTCAAGCAAATTTTCTCTCCGGATGTCTGGATTGCTGCTTATGGTCAAATTTTCTTTAGTTTATCAATTGCGTTTGCCATTATGATTACTTACGCTAGTTATCTGCCAAAGAAATCGGACATTACAAATAACGCTTTTATCGTAGGTTTTGCAAACTCTGGGTTTGAATTGTTAGCAGGAATTGGTGTGTTCGGTATTTTAGGATTTATGGCATTACAGTCAGGCCTGCCGATTAATGAAGTCGTAAGTGGCGGTGTGGGCTTGGCATTCGTTGCATTTCCGGCAATCATTAATGAATTCACTGCCTTTAATGAATTATTTGGAGTATTATTCTTCGTTTCGTTAATGTTAGCTGGATTAACCTCTTTAATATCGATCACAGAGACATATGTGTCTGGTTTGGCAGATAAGTTTCAAATTTCCAGGAAAAAAGCAGTCCTCATTGGTGGTGGAATAGCCGCTGTTATCTCGCTGCTGTTTGCTACACAAGGCGGCTTGTTCTTCCTGGATGTAGCCGATTATTTTGTAAATCAATTTGGTGTGGCAATGCTCGGGTTGGTTGAGGTTGTTTTAATTGCTTGGATTCTTCGTAAAGTAATGATGTTTAAAAACCATGCAGATAGTATTTCAGATATTCATCTCGGATCTTGGTGGACGATAAGCCTGGGAGTTATCACGCCGATTGTTATGGGTTATATGATGTATGGTCTGTTTAAGCAAAACTTATTAAAGGAATTCGGAACGGAAACAGGCAATTATGAAGGGTATTCCAATGCATTCATTTTATTTGGCGGCTGGTCAGTTGCCATAGGAGCGCTCGTTATTGGTATTGTCATGTCGTTAATTAAATGGAGGCATTCAGCACCTGCTGAAGGAGTCGAAGAGAAAGGGGAGGACAACGAATGA